The Streptomyces sp. NBC_01268 genome segment CCGCCCCGACGGGTCGCCCACGGGGTACCTCGCGCGCTACTTCGCCCTCTCGACGGGCGAGGCCTACGACGACATCAGCCGCCTGTGGATCAACGCCCGCCACCTCAGCCGCTACCGCCCCGCCCTGCGCGACCGGGTCGCCGAGATGGAACTCGCCTCCGACGAGCGCCTGGAGACCCTCATCCGCGAGGGCGTCGAGCGCGGCGAGTTCCGCACGGACGACCCGCGGGCCACCGCCATCCAGATCCTGGTGGTCCTGGACGGCCTCGGCGCCCACGCCAACACCGACCGCACCGACCGCCCGGCGGCGGTGACCCGCATGGCCGTCACGACGGCGGAGCGGGAGCTCGGGCTGGAGCG includes the following:
- a CDS encoding TetR/AcrR family transcriptional regulator — translated: MSSSVQRKRVRKSPEARRAEIVETAARVALTEGLECVTLRRIAEELAVRPGLISHYFPSAEDLVAEAFAVAALGELDSLLPADRPDGSPTGYLARYFALSTGEAYDDISRLWINARHLSRYRPALRDRVAEMELASDERLETLIREGVERGEFRTDDPRATAIQILVVLDGLGAHANTDRTDRPAAVTRMAVTTAERELGLERGALEREAEAEALEAEAEALEPEAQDGEAG